CGATGGTAAAACTCCAGACCCGGCGAACGAAATTGATCCCGTCAAAGCCAGTGGCATCCGTGCCGCGCTCAAATACATGGGCTTGGAAGCGAATATGCCGATTACTGACGTGCAAATCGACAAAGTATTCATTGGCTCATGCACCAATTCGCGCATCGAAGATTTACGCGCTGCGGCGGAAGTCGCCAAAGGCCGCAAAGTCGCGGCGAATGTAAAACTGGCAATGGTTGTCCCCGGCTCTGGTTTGGTCAAACAGCAGGCGGAAAACGAAGGCTTGGACAAAATTTTCATCGAAGCAGGGTTTGAATGGCGTGCGCCGGGCTGTTCCATGTGCCTTGCGATGAATGCCGATCGCCTCGAACCGGGCGAACGTTGCGCCTCCACCTCCAATCGCAATTTTGAAGGGCGGCAAGGGCAGGGCGGGCGTACCCATTTGGTTAGTCCAGCAATGGCGGCAGCAGCGGCTGTTACCGGCCATTTTGTCGATGTCCGTACCCTTTAAGGAGATGATCTCATGCAAAAGTTACTAAGTGTTTTATCCCTGATGGCATTATTGCTGCTGGTTGGTTGTAGCACAATTGAAGGTGTCGGCAAGGATTTAAAATCGCTGGGCGGTACGATTGAAAAAGAAGCAGCGACAGACAAGGCTAAATAACTGATGGAAAAATTTACTGTACACACGGGTTTGGTGATTCCTCTTGATCGTTCTAACGTCGATACGGATGCCATTATTCCCAAGCAATATTTGAAATCTATCCAGCGCACCGGTTTTGGTCCCACGTTGTTTGACGACTGGCGTTACCTTGAACCGGGCGAACCGGGCATGGATCACAGCAAACGTACCCCGAACCCCGATTTCGTGCTGAATGCGCCGCGTTATGCCGGTGCGTCTGTGCTATTGGCGCGTGAAAACTTTGGCTGTGGTTCGTCGCGGGAACACGCGGTATGGGCGTTGACCGATTACGGCATTCGGGCGGTGATTGCGCCGAGTTACGCGGATATTTTCTTCAACAACAGCTTCAAGAATGGCTTGTTGCCGTTGACCTTGCCTGCTGAGGTGGTTGATCAGTTATTCGTTGAGGCACAAGCCACCGAAGGCTATCAGCTCACCGTGAACTTGGAAGAGCAGCAAGTGGTTACGCCGAGTGGCACAACATTCGCGTTTAGCATTGACGAGTTCCGCAAGTATTGTTTGTTGAACGGGCTGGATGATATTGGGCTGACGTTGCAACATGCCGATGATATTCGGGCGTATGAAGCAAAGCGTAAGCAAGTCGCGCCTTGGTTATTTTAAGATTTGATTTGGGTTAGATGGTTATGACACACAAAATTTTGGTATTGCCCGGTGATGGCATTGGCCCGGAAATCGTGGCAGAAGCAGTTAAAGTCCTCAACGTGTTCACCGCTGAAGGCAATTTGTCGGTAGAGCTGGAATACGCCAACATCGGCGGCATCGCTTACGACAAAGAAGGGCAGCCGTACCCTGAAACCACCAAGGCACTGGCAAATAAGGCAGATGCTATCTTGTTAGGTGCAGTCGGTGGCCCGCAATACGACGCGCTGGATCGCCCGTTACGCCCCGAACGCGGTTTACTGGCAATTCGTGCTGACTTAGGTTTATTTGCCAACCTGCGCCCCGCAATTCTGTACGAAGAACTCGCATCGGCTTCCACCCTGAAACCCGAAGTGGTGGCAGGTCTGGACATTATGATCGTGCGCGAATTAACTGGCGGCATCTACTTCGGTCAACCGCGTGGTATTCGGGTGTTGGAAAACGGTGAACGCCAAGGCTTCAACTCTGCCACTTACACCGAATCCGAAATCGAACGCATTGCCCGCGTCGGCTTTGAAACCGCGATGAAGCGCAACAAACGTTTGTGTTCCGTCGATAAAGCCAACGTGCTGGAAGTGTGCGAACTGTGGCGCGAAATCGTCGAAAAGGTCGGCAAGGAATACCCCGAAGTCGAACTCAGCCACATGTACGTCGATAACGCCGCGATGCAATTGGTACGTGCGCCGAAGCAATTTGATGTGATTGTAACCAGCAACCTGTTCGGTGACGTGCTGTCTGACGCGGCGGCGATGCTGACCGGCTCTATCGGCATGTTGCCATCTGCTTCCCTGAATTCCTCTGCGTGCGGCTTGTACGAACCAATCCACGGTTCTGCCCCCGACATCGCAGGCAAAGGCATTGCCAATCCGTTGGCAACCATTCTGTCCGTGGCAATGTTGCTGCGTTACAGCCTCAATCGTCCAGAACTGGCTGAGCGCATCGAAGCGGCAGTGAAAACAGTACTGGCATCAGGCGTGCGCACCGGCGACATTTATACCGAGGGCGACCGTAAGGTCGGCACGGCAGAAATGGGCGATGCGGTTGTGGCAGCTTTACAAGGGTAATCATGACTAAGACTTACAATGTAGCAGTCGTTGGTACGGGCAGTCTGGTTGGCGAAGCCATACTGGACTTGCTGGCTAAACGTAAATTTCCAATCGGCAAGATTTATGCGCTGGAATTTGCAACCGATGGCGAACAATACGTCGATTTTGGCAATAAAACGCTGGATATTGAAGCGGTCGAAGATTTCGATTTTTCCAGCGTGCAATTGGCTTTATTTGCCAGCACGGAAAGCGTAGCGGCGGATTATGTGCCAAAAGCGGTAGCGGCTGGTTGCATTGTTATTGATGACAGCGCCTGTTTCCGTTTCGAGGCGGATGTACCGTTAGTCGTACCGGAGGTGAATCCAGACGCCATTGCGGGGTATAAGCAGCGTGGGATTATTGCCAACCCCGGCAGCATGGTGAGCCAGATGCTGGTGGCATTAAAACCCTTGCATGATGCTGCTGAAATTACCCGCATTAATGTGGCGACGTATCAGGCAGTTTCTGGCACGGGGCGGGTAGGTATCAATGAGTTGGCGCGTCAGACGGCGCAATTGCTCAATGCACGACCGGTCGAGCCGGAACTGTATGCCAAACAGATTGCGTTCAATCTTTTTCCGCATATTGGCGCGTTTCAGGAAAATGGCTATACGTGGGAAGAAATGAAAATGGTGCAGGAAACCCGTAAAATCATGGGCTTGCCTGAGCTTGGGGTGAATCCAACAGCGGTGCGTGTACCCGTGTTTTTTGGACATGCGGCAGCTCTCCACATAGAAACGCAACGCAAGCTGACGGCTGCTGAGGCGACCGGGTTGTTGCAGCAAACGGCTGGTGTGGTGGTGTTGGATGAGCGGGTAGACGGTGGTTATCCAACCCCTGTCACCGAAGCGGTCAATACGGATGCAGTGTATGTTAGTCGTATTCGTGAAGATATTTCTTGTATGTCTGGCTTAGATTTATGGGTGGTTGCTGATAATGTCCGTAAAGGTGCTGCATTAAATAGCGTACAAATTGCCGAAATATTAGTGCGTGATTATCTGTAGGTGTGGTTAAGCGGGAATTAATTCATTCTTGTCCACAATGAGCCACAGATAGAATGGGTGTAAGCACCTGTTCAATAGCTAATATTCGGGGCAGCATTGCTTGGCATAATGTACTAATATATATTCCAGCGCTAAGAAGCAATAACTAGAATCGCTATTCATCATAATAATTAAGGGCGGAATAATGCTTACACAGGTGATGAATCGGGAATGCCACAATCTTATACAGATAAAGAATCAATTGAAGGGGAATTGCAGTGAATAAACAAGCCTTGAGCTTAGCTATATTCATCGCCGGAGCATATCCAGCGGCTTCCAGCGCTTTGGGGCTTGGAGACATTGAATCCAACTCTCACCTGAACCAGCCGTTACGCGCAAAAATTGACTTATTGTCTGCTGCCCCGGCAGATGCCAGTAAAATTCAGGTTCGTTTAGCACCACCCGAAGTATTTAACCGGGTCGGTGTGGCACGTCCTGAGTTTCTGGGAAGTTTGCGTTTTACACCAACAGTGCAGGGCGGCAAGCCAGTCATTCTGGTGTCGTCCGATGCGCCGATTCAGGAACCCTTTGTTAATTTCCTGCTGGAAGTAAGCTGGCCCCAAGGTCAGTTGCTCAAAGAATATACGGTAATGTTAGACCCGCCAGTGCTGATGCAACCTGGCAATACGGTTGCGGGCGAGGCTGCCGTGCGGGCAGAGCCTAAAGCAGCGGGTAATGTACGCCGTCAGACATCTCCAGCACCCGTGGCTAATCAAGCAGCACCACAGCAGCAACAGGCGGAAGCTCCGGCGCGGAACCGTACTTACCGTGTCAAATCGGGCGATACCCTATTCTCGGTCGCTTCACGTCTCCAGCGTTCCGGTGTTAGTAATGATCAGATGATGATGGCCTTGTTCCGTGCAAATCCGGGGGCATTTGTTGATAAAAACATCAACAACCTCCGTGCCGGTGCGGTGATGAAAGCGCCAAGTAGTGGCGATATTAAAGCGGTGTCGCGTGCTGAAGCTCGGCGTCAGATTCGCCAGCAAAATGCGGAGTGGCGCGAATTAAGAAAGTCACTGGCAGGTAATACTGTACCGCAACAAACGTCTGCTAAGTCCGCCGCAAAGCAGCCAGACCAGAAAACCGCAGCACCTGAAACCCCAAGCCAAGCAGCGAATAACGCTACCGATAAAGCGCGTCTGGAAGTATTGGGTGCAAAAACAGGTCAATCAGCAGCCAACGATGCCGCAGTAGCGGCAGGTACGGCGAAACTGGCGGAAATTGAAAAGCAATTGGCGCTGGCGAATGAGTCATTAGCAGCCCGTCAAAATGAAAACAATGAACTCAAGTCACGTGTTACTGACCTTGAGTCCATGCTGAGCAAGAAAAATCGCTTATTGGCATTGCGTGATACCCAACTTGCGGATTTGCAAAAACAGTTATCCGCTAATGGTGTGCAGGTAGCGCCGCTGACTGATACGACTGATGCTACTGATGCTGACGGGCAGCCTGGGCAACCAGTTGCTGTTACGCCTGATCAAGGCAAAGACATTCAAACACACATGGCGAATGTTGCAGGTCAAGACAACAACACGGTTATCAGAACAGAGCCACCAGCGGCGCAGCCTGACGCACCACCTGCAACCGATAGCCGTCCTACTCCGGCAGGCATGTCGACGGGCAATGCGAATGCAGTGCCGTTAAAACCGCCAGCCATTGTACCCGTTACCCCAGCACCAGAGGCTCAAGCGGCACCTAAAGCACCGCCGGTATTTGCTGATCAGACCGGTGAGGGTAATGACCTGCTGAGTTTGCTGACCTCACCATTGGCACTGAAAATTGGCGCGGGTTCATTGGCGTTGTTATTGTTACTGTGGTTGCTGGGGCGTCGGCGTAAACCGGATGAGGCAAGCCAGGCAAACAACCGTGTTGCCAATTTGGATGATGATTTCGACACACCTATTGAGAAGGAAGCCGAAGCCTTAACGCTGGGTTCTTTGGAACGTGAGTTGGAGCGTGCAGAGAAAACCTCTGGTGTCCGGGCAGGTAATGCCGGTACGCAGTATTCGCGAGACCCGTTTGGGCTTGATGTGGACGATGAGAATGAGGAGACTCGCGGTGTGGCGGTTGCTTCATCTGCTGCCGCCGATCCAGCTGAGGATGATTGCCTGACCGAGGCGAATGTTTACATCGCTTATGGTCTGTATCAACAAGCCGAGAGTGAGCTAAAGAAATGCATTGAGCGCTCCCCTGAAAAGCTGGAGTACCGCCACAAGTTATTGGAATGCTATTTCGTGGCGAATAATCGCGATTCCTTTGATAATCACGCACAACAGTTCGCGATGATGCAGGGTGCAGGTCGGGATGCGTTGTGGCAATCGGTTGCTGAGTGGGGTCGTAAGATCAGCCCTGATAACCGTTTGTATCAGGGGAATGGGCATTCGGCAGTGCCGTCTGCGGCTACCGCACCTTCTGTTGCAGCCACGGTGGCGACGGCGCTGGGTGGTGTTGCGGCGGCAACGGCTGGGGTGGCTTTAGCGAAGTCCCCTGAGGTGGCTAAAGCGTCTGTGGCTGAGCAGCCCCAAGCGCTTCATCATGCGACACCACCGGAGTTGCCTGAAGATGATTTCAGCGATTTGGATTTGGGTGAATTGGATTTCGATGATATTGATCTCGATAAACTGTTGCAAGACGGTAATGATGCAGAGTCGCAGGCACAGCTAGCATCCGTCCCTGAATTGCCGGAACTGGCTACCGATTTGTCGCATAAGGCTAAAGAGGCGATGCCTGAACAAGATGACTTCGAGCTGGACGATTTAGACGATAACTTCGATCTGGATTTCGATTTGGAGCCGGAGGGTGCGCCACAAGCTCAGATCCAGCCGCAACCTGTTATGGTAGCTGCTGCGCAGCCGCGCCAACAAGACGATGAGTTTGACGATCTGTTGGATTTTGATCTTGATGATTTTGATAGCAACACGGCAGTTGCCGCTCCTCCAGCAGTGGCGGCTGTGCCTGAAACGGCAGCAGTGGCGGCTTCGAGTGCAACGCATCTGAACCTGCATTTGGATAATGAAACCGGCATCAAGCGTATTTTGCCGAAAGACACATTCTACGCGCCTATTAGCGACGAAGATAAAGATTGGTTGGGCGATATTGATGATGCGCTGTCATTCCTCGATTTCCCGGATGAGGAAATCGACTTGCACGAAGCGCACATCAGCACCAAGCTGGATCTTGCCCGTGCTTATCTGGATATGGGCGACATCGAAGGCGCTCGGAGTACCTTGGAAGAGGTCATGGTCGAAGGCAACGACGATCAGCGCCGTGAAGCCGAAGTATTGCTGCACCAGACAGGTTGAGGAATCCTCACTTTCACGTTATAAAGGTCGGTTAACCCGACCTTTTGTGTTTTTACTGCCCTGAGATTAAGTGTCATGAAGTTTGCAGCCTGCATCGAATACGACGGAAGCCCTTTTTTCGGCTGGCAGCGTTTGAGCCACGGGCCGACGGTGCAGGGCAGTGTGGAACACGCGCTGTCCACCGTAGCGGCGGAACCGATCGCGGTAGTCTGTGCAGGGCGTACTGATTCGGGTGTCCACGGCATTGGGCAAATTATTCATTTTGAAACCCATGCGCAGCGCCCCTTGCGTGGTTGGGTGTTTGGCAGCAATGCGCATTTGCCGGATGGCGTGGCAATGCGTTGGATTCAGCCGGTGTCGGATGATTTTCATGCACGGTTTTCGGCACGCTCCCGGCGTTACCGGTACGTTATCCTCAATCGGCAGGCGCGTCCGGCCTTGTTACAGAAACGGGTGTGTTGGCAACATGGCGCGTTGGATGCGGATGCAATGCACCAAGCCGCTCAAGCATTGCTGGGTGAACAGGATTTCTCCAGTTTTCGGGCGGCGGGTTGTCAGGCGAATCATGCCATGCGGGAAATGCTGGCAATCAGCGTGCAGCGCGAAGGTGAATTTATTTACCTCGATTTGGTGGCGAATGCGTTTTTGCATCACATGGTGCGCAATATCGCCGGTTCCTTGCTGATGGTGGGGGCGGGGGAGCGTCCAATGGCATGGATTGGGGAATTATTAGCGCAGCGGGATCGTACTTTGGCAGGGATGACAGCCCCGGCATCGGGTTTGTATTTTGTGCATGTGGATTACCCTGAACGTTTTGGCTTGTCGTCAGACTACACCTTGCCCAGTTTCATCTTTTAAACAAATTGATTAACGGATTAGCATTTTTGTCAGCATTTTGAAATCCAGCCGCTATACTTAATGGTCAGAGTGTTGCGAGGTGACAAGGAGTGTCATTTATGAAAGTTAATCATCAACTTACCCCACCTGCCAAAGGTTATTTCATGTCGCATGTGCGCCAACCCGGTTATCAACATCTGGGAATGCGGGCGTTGGCATTGGCGTTTGATTTGCTAATGATCAGCTTATTGCTGGTGATGGTGCTGTTGTTTGTGTTTGGGCAGACTTGGCTGCTGTATCACGCTTCGTATGAAAGCACGGCGTTGCATGGCGTATTGGTGCTTGTGCCGCTGGTGTATTTCCTTGGGTTTTGGAGTCTGTTGGGGGCAACCCCCGGCAAATTGTTGTTGTGGCCTTGGTTAGTGGAATAACCGCGAATAACCTGCCAATTTGACCTGCATCTGTATTTCCTGCGCTGGCTTTGCTGTAGTCTTGCTGCTGAATGAATCTGAAAAAGGATGAAAGCGATGCAGGTGCAATACGATGTCATCATTGCGGGCGGCGGCATGGTCGGTGCAACATTAGCTTGCTTATTAGGCAAGTTGGGTAAGCGCGTCGCAGTGCTGGAAGCCTATCAACCCACGGTATTTTCCCCGAATGACCCCTATGATTTGCGGGTGTCGGCACTCAGCCGCGCATCGCAGCGGGCGCTGCTTGACACAGGCGCATGGGATGGCATCGCGGCGCGTCGCGCTTTTCCTTACGAAGCCATGCAAGTCTGGGATGCCACGGGGTCGGGCGAGATTCGTTTCGATGCAGCGGATTTGGGTGAACCAGACCTTGGGCATATCGTCGAAAACCGTGTGATTCAACTGGCGTTGTTGGATACCTTGCAGGCATTGGATACCGTGGATTGGTACTGCCCCGACAAACTCGCGGCATTGGTGGTGAATGAACAGCACGTCACCGTCACCTTGCACAGCGGGCAAACGCTGCAAGCACAATTGCTGGTGGGGGCGGATGGGGCGCAATCCAAAGTCCGTGAGCTTGCGGGTATTGGCATGGCAATTCAGGATTACGGGCAAAAAGGCTTGGTGTGTGTGGTGCAAACCGAATTCCCGCATCAATTTACTGCTTGGCAACGTTTTATGCCGGGTGGTCCGCTCGCATTCCTACCGTTAGCGGAAGGCTTTTGTTCCATTGTGTGGACTTTACCGGCGGATCAGGCTGATGCGATGTTGCGTCTGTCAGACAGTGATTTTTGCCGTGAATTGAGCCAAGCGCTGGATTACCGTTTGGGAGAAGTGACGGCGGTGGGGGAGCGTGCTGCGGTGTCATTACGGGGTCGCCACGCCGATAGTTACAGTCAGGAGCGGGTGGTGTTGGTGGGTGATGCTGCCCACACGATTCATCCGCTGGCGGGGCAGGGGGTGAATTTGGGGATCAAAGATGCGCTGGAATTAGTGGCGCAAATTCGCCAAAGCAGCGGTGATTGCGGCAGCACTAAGGTTTTGCGGGCCTACGAACGGGCGCGGCGCGGTGACAATATTCTCACGCAAAAAGCGATGGACGGCTTCCGGCTGTTGTTTGGCAATACGCTGACTCCTTGGAAAATCCTGCGAAATTCTGGGTTGACTATCGTCAATCGCATGGGCTTTCTAAAATACGAAATGGCAAAACGTGCCATGGGCATTTGAAACTATTACCTGACCTTGGAGGATGACATGAACTTATTGACCCGCGTTACCAGTACGCTAGCCTTTTCACTGTTGGCTGCGGTTGCAACGCTGCAAGCGGATGAAGTGACCGTTAAGCAGGGTGATCTTGAATTGCGTGCTGATCTGACCTTGGCAGAGGGCAAAACCGCAAAAGACGGCGTAATCATGCTGCTGCATGGCACACTGGCGCACAATAAAATGGAAATCATGCAGGCGCTAGGCGACTTGCTGAAAGAGAGAGGTTACAACACGCTCAATGTGAACCTGAGTTATGCGTTGGATAAACGCCCTTCCGAAATGTTGGATTGCACCATCGAACACCAGCACAAACACGAAGATGCCGTGGCAGAACTCGATACTTGGATGAATTGGTTGAAAGCGCAAGGCGCAAGCAAAGTGGCGATTTTGGGGCATTCACGCGGCGGCAATCAGGTGGCGTGGTATGCGTCTGAAAAAGATTCCGATTTGCTGGAAAAAGTGATTGCGGTTGCACCTGCTACTTGGGATGCCGCTGAGTCTGCCAAGGGATACGAAGAGCGCTATCAAAAGCCGTTGGCTGACATTATGGCTGAAGCGACTAAGCTAATTGACGAGAGTAAGGGCGCAACCGCAATGGACGTTCCCGGCTTTGTGTATTGCGAAAAAACCAAGGCAACCGCCGATAGTCTGGTGTCGTATTACAAGGATGATGAGCGTAAGGATACCCCTAAGTTGTTACCCAAGATCAAGAAGCCCGTGCTGATTGTGGTGGGGTCGGCGGATGAGGTGGTGGCAGATTTGCCCGCGAAACTGGAAGGCGTCAAGCAGGATAACCTGACCGTGGAAACGGTCGACGGAGCCGACCATTTCTTCATGGATTTGTACGCCGATGAAGTGGCGGATAAGGTTGCCACCTTCGTCGACTGGAAGTAATTATTTGTGGTTTTCCAACATGCCTAAGCGGGTGAGGACTTTTTTGTAGGTGGTGAGCATTTCGGGCATCAGTACCCGCTGGATATAGTCTAAAACCCATTTGCGGTCACGCGGTCCCAAGGCTTCGGCAATGAAGTTGCCGAATGCCAAGCTCATCGAAAAGCCCGGCTCTTGCCCGACTTTTCCCCATGTGGTGTCGGCGTAATCTGCCATGCGTTGGTTGAGTTTGTTGATGAAAGGGTTGCGGTAATCGCCGGGGCCGCCAAAGTCACGGGCATTGTCTTGTACATGGTCGGCAATTTTCAGCGCAAAGGTCGTAATGAGGGCGGCACGGTCTTCGTCATTCAGCACATCGTGGGCAATGCGGTCGAGGACGTGAATCATGAATGCCATGATTTCTTCCATGATCATCACGCGCTGCATCTGGGTATCGGTCTGGAAATTCTCGTTTTCAATTTCCAACAGCGTCTTCATGCCGATTTTCCAGGCGTTGAAGGCGAGGACACTGACAGTTTCTTCTAATGAAACTTCACGTTCCTGTTTGTTCCATTTGGTGTTTAGGCGAATGCGCACGGGGTTTCCTCTCTCAAAGCTAAAACAGTGCGGCATTATAGTGGCAGGGGATGCGGGAATGCGAATTATCGGGGAGATTGAGGGGATGGCATCTTGCGTGGACTACACTGGATCAAATACCTTAGGAATGCTGCTATGTACGCTACCAATGTCCGTGAACTCAAAAAAAATCCTTCACTGGCATTACGCCACGCCCGTGAAGCCCCCGTGTTGGTGCTAAAAGGGGATGAGCCTGACGCACTGTTGATACATCTGGATAAAACCCTCAGTGACACTACGACCGGTTTGCGCCCGGCACTCGCTGCCAGTTTGTTTCGTGATGGTTTGATGTCATTAGGCAAAGCAACTCGGATCAGCGGCTTAAGCATGAGTGCTTTCATCAAGCATTTGGGAAGCTTGGGCATTGAGATTGCTCGACCTGACGAAACTACCGCACACGAAATCCAAGACCTTTCTGCATGGCTGTCATAATCAGTGACACTGGTCCGCTATTGGCATTTGCGGGCATCAATCAGTTAACGATTCTGCAACAACTGTTTAAAACGGTGTGGATACCGCAGGCTGTTTGGCTGGAATCCCAAGTACACAGCGACTCAGCCGCCCAACACATTGCTGCCGCCCTGCAACAGGGTTGGTTGCAAGTAGTGACAGTACCTACGCCGCAGGATTTTCCAGTGAGTTTGGGTGATGGGGAACAAGAAGCTATGCAGCTTGCTATCTCTAACCCTAGTGCCTTACTTATCATGGATGATCGGTTGGCACGACGTGAAGCCTTGCACCGCAATTTGAGTTTTGTTGGTACGGTGAAAGTGTTATGGATAGCAGAGCAGCGGCATTTGATAAGTGATGCAGCCGTGCTGTTAGATGCGATGGCGGCAAATGGTTATTACTTGTCTCGCCAATTGTTACAGCAAATCAGCGAGTGAGGTTAGTGAGATTCTTGCCAACTGCAACTAACGTAGTCGGGCAGTGTCATTGGGTATCTGTTGTGATACGGCGCGGTGGTGCTTCGAATTGTGGTTCTGAACCTCCCGATAAAGCGAGGCGATGGGTACTCTCACGTTCGATCAGCGCTTTGAGACTTTCGTTCAGTAGGCTGGTTGTTTCGGTGATGCCGGTCAGTTCAACGGCTTGGTGTAGTAAGTCATCATCAAGGTTGAGTGTGGCGTGCATGACAAATTCCTTGCCTCAATATGGTGGGAATAGTCTATGTGGTGTTTGCTGTTTTTAACAAGTTGATAGTGTGTAATTGCTGATTTTTTGTGTGCAATCAGGTATACATAAGCCACGATAATTTTGGGCTATACCTTATGATGACTCCTACCCCGCTTTTTTCTCATGCCATCCATCTGTCTTGCTGGACGGTAGATATTGTGCAGGAGTACTGATAGCTTGTGTGAAGACAATGCTGAACTGATTGTTGTGCAGTGAAAATACGTGATTTGCTCCACTAACATTACATTGAGCGTAACTGCTGAAAATGGGATTGAGGCGCAAGAACGGAAAATTAATATGTTGGTTTATGGGATGTTTGGGTTGATGCGGAAAGAAAACTTACAGATGGAGTGGGGGTAAATATGAACTCAGAAGAGCAAGAGAATAATCAGTCGCTACTCATATTTGAACAATGGTTGAAAGATCATTGGTTAATATTTTTTATGATGGGCTTGTTAATAATTGCAATCGTAGTTGTCGGAACAGTTGCCTTTTTTTATTTTCAACAACAATCCAGTATTTTTCCTATAAATAATAATCGTGCTGACTGGGGAGTCACTGGCGATTTTTTTGGTGGAATTCTCAATCCAGTTTTTGCATTTCTAGGGTTGATAATGTTGCTTGCTACGCTTTATCAATCTCAGAGGGAACTGGCTTTGACTCGTGAGGAATTGACAAGATCAACTGAAGCATTAAAAGATCAAGCACTAACACAACAGCAGCAGAGATTTGAAAATACATTTTTTTCATTATTAGCTCATCATAACACTTTGTTAGATGTTGTTCGTAGAAGTAATTACGAATTTGATTGGAGCGCAGTTAACTCTCCAGAATGTGCAAGAAAAAAACTTTGGGACGATGTGCATGAAAAGAATT
The window above is part of the Thiothrix winogradskyi genome. Proteins encoded here:
- a CDS encoding putative phage abortive infection protein, whose product is MNSEEQENNQSLLIFEQWLKDHWLIFFMMGLLIIAIVVVGTVAFFYFQQQSSIFPINNNRADWGVTGDFFGGILNPVFAFLGLIMLLATLYQSQRELALTREELTRSTEALKDQALTQQQQRFENTFFSLLAHHNTLLDVVRRSNYEFDWSAVNSPECARKKLWDDVHEKNYEVKVYFRFIYQILKFIDASGIEDKKTYSSLVRSFIDSYVGELILINALCFDDHDNCKKFKLLIENYAFLEHVQIDTQEEKMCTTPDYLKSAHDYDEIQGKRRSDPNRENLRNQIQNRFSFYSEITKDDRGGRYYSKDAYGDRHYYDRVRGLVKKGLILVRPN